A single region of the Demequina sp. genome encodes:
- a CDS encoding extracellular solute-binding protein: MKHWKSGAAAFVAIASISVAGCSSSSEPTSSATDGSGDTLTGTVTYWHAYSADSPEVSTLEDTIIPAFEKLHPGVTVQDVPVPYDELHQKLVTAAAGEQLPDLVRADIGWVPELANLGVLEPLSDSMSDFQTLADQVYPGTLATNLWKGTYYGLPLDTNTRVTLYNADFFEKAGVQVPTTVDQLVAAAPALKAAGAYAFADNGAGGWNMLPWIWSAGGDITDPDVTKATGYLNSAASVKGVQTLVDLYNNGYMPDIILGGDGGLATSDGLATDKYATILDGPWMYPIFASQYPDFTVSASQVPAGDGGSISVVGGEDIVLTKQSQNKDAAMEFMRYLLSEDAQLAMAAVGQMPVLADLGSQLTDINPYYAQFVEQLQTAKPRPVTPAWTQIDTILQDEIRASFRGEKTVQEALDEAASQADALLAQYN; this comes from the coding sequence ATGAAGCATTGGAAGTCAGGCGCAGCGGCCTTCGTCGCTATCGCGTCGATCTCCGTCGCCGGCTGTTCCTCTAGTTCGGAGCCCACCTCGAGCGCTACCGATGGCAGCGGCGACACCCTGACAGGCACCGTCACCTATTGGCACGCGTACAGCGCGGACTCTCCAGAGGTGTCGACGCTCGAAGACACCATCATCCCCGCGTTCGAGAAGCTGCACCCGGGCGTGACCGTTCAGGACGTGCCTGTGCCCTATGACGAGCTTCACCAGAAGCTCGTGACTGCGGCGGCGGGCGAACAGCTGCCCGACCTCGTTCGAGCTGACATCGGCTGGGTGCCGGAACTGGCGAACCTCGGCGTCCTAGAGCCCCTCAGCGACTCGATGTCCGACTTCCAGACTCTCGCGGACCAGGTGTACCCCGGAACTCTCGCCACCAACCTCTGGAAGGGCACCTACTACGGCCTGCCCCTCGACACCAACACCCGCGTAACCCTGTACAACGCCGACTTCTTCGAGAAGGCAGGCGTGCAGGTGCCGACCACCGTAGACCAGCTCGTGGCCGCCGCTCCTGCCCTGAAGGCCGCGGGCGCGTATGCCTTCGCCGACAACGGCGCAGGCGGCTGGAACATGCTGCCGTGGATCTGGAGCGCAGGCGGAGACATCACCGACCCCGATGTCACCAAGGCCACCGGCTACCTGAACAGTGCGGCCTCGGTGAAGGGCGTGCAGACACTCGTCGACCTCTACAACAACGGCTACATGCCCGACATCATCCTGGGCGGAGACGGCGGCCTTGCCACGAGCGACGGTCTGGCGACGGACAAGTACGCGACGATTCTCGACGGCCCGTGGATGTACCCGATCTTCGCGAGCCAGTACCCGGACTTCACGGTCTCGGCCTCGCAGGTCCCGGCAGGGGATGGCGGCTCCATCTCGGTCGTCGGTGGTGAGGACATCGTGCTCACCAAGCAGTCGCAGAACAAGGACGCGGCGATGGAGTTCATGCGCTACCTGCTGTCAGAGGACGCGCAGTTGGCGATGGCGGCAGTGGGTCAGATGCCAGTTCTGGCAGATCTCGGCTCGCAGCTGACCGACATTAACCCCTACTACGCGCAGTTCGTGGAGCAACTGCAGACGGCGAAGCCGCGACCGGTGACCCCGGCGTGGACCCAGATCGACACCATTCTTCAGGACGAGATTCGCGCTTCCTTCCGTGGCGAGAAGACCGTCCAGGAGGCACTCGACGAGGCAGCCTCGCAAGCCGACGCCCTGCTGGCTCAATACAACTAG
- a CDS encoding ROK family transcriptional regulator encodes MRISTPSWTPHRGAAHEVALEVLINGPISRAQIARRLDLSAGSLTRLSQPLIEAGLIVEVGEHASGQAGRPSRLLDVIPESRHFIGLKLTGDEVLGAVIDLRANVIASGERSLTSREPSEVVSAIAALVNELRANVTAVTSVGLGIGGLVAADGTVISAPFLEWEDVELAALLEREIALPVTVANDLTAFTEYERWFGGGRNLDRFAVITLGAGIGYGLVAGGRVVNSDDAGLGLVGHWPIDPYGPLCSAGHRGCARTVLTQSAIASAVSGALDRAVDYDGALDLAHEGDAAARTVVDNAGRGLGHFIAAVANLTMPELVILGGEGVRLVSIAGDAVREGIAERRDPRAGQVQLLTTSGDNIEWCRGAAVLALQDHVLGAKGK; translated from the coding sequence ATGCGCATCTCCACGCCGTCGTGGACGCCGCACCGCGGCGCCGCGCACGAGGTCGCGCTCGAGGTCTTGATCAACGGCCCGATCTCTCGTGCCCAGATCGCACGCAGGCTGGACCTGTCCGCAGGATCGCTGACACGCCTATCGCAGCCGCTCATCGAGGCGGGCCTGATCGTCGAGGTCGGCGAGCACGCGAGCGGCCAGGCCGGGCGACCGTCTCGGCTCCTCGACGTCATCCCGGAGTCACGCCACTTCATCGGACTCAAACTGACCGGGGATGAGGTGCTTGGCGCCGTGATCGACCTGCGGGCCAACGTCATCGCGAGCGGCGAACGCTCGCTCACCTCAAGGGAGCCGAGCGAGGTGGTCAGCGCCATCGCTGCGCTGGTGAACGAACTCCGCGCCAACGTGACCGCGGTGACAAGCGTCGGCCTGGGTATCGGCGGCCTCGTGGCGGCGGACGGCACGGTCATCAGCGCTCCCTTCCTGGAGTGGGAGGACGTCGAGCTCGCCGCGCTCTTGGAGCGCGAGATCGCGCTACCTGTGACCGTCGCGAACGACCTCACCGCCTTCACCGAGTATGAGCGGTGGTTCGGTGGCGGACGGAACCTGGATCGCTTCGCCGTGATCACCCTCGGGGCCGGCATCGGTTACGGGCTCGTCGCCGGCGGCCGGGTGGTGAACAGCGACGACGCGGGGCTTGGCCTCGTTGGCCACTGGCCAATCGACCCCTACGGTCCGCTGTGCTCCGCCGGCCATCGCGGCTGCGCACGCACGGTCCTCACCCAGTCCGCGATCGCGAGCGCTGTCTCCGGTGCGCTCGACCGCGCGGTCGACTACGACGGTGCGCTCGACCTCGCGCATGAGGGAGACGCGGCGGCGCGCACCGTGGTCGACAATGCCGGTCGCGGCCTAGGTCACTTCATCGCCGCCGTCGCGAACCTGACGATGCCAGAGTTGGTGATCCTGGGGGGCGAAGGCGTGCGACTCGTCTCTATCGCCGGGGACGCGGTTCGCGAAGGCATTGCAGAGCGAAGGGACCCGCGCGCCGGGCAGGTCCAGTTGTTGACGACTTCAGGAGACAACATCGAGTGGTGCCGCGGTGCCGCGGTGCTCGCCCTTCAGGACCACGTCCTCGGCGCAAAGGGCAAGTAG
- a CDS encoding siderophore-interacting protein: MESIYPATVTARTQVTPLMVRLTLALEEGSAWRTTGVGDEFIHIDLGADTLDVDGHSERHYTVSGIVPGGLEVEVFLHGHGAGATWGREAAVGDSVLISDAWDYYQVTPGSGTRVLIGDITALPGIARILADASADEVFRVVIEVPSLDEARELPSAASVDVQWRVAGNGIGPSAVCDIVRGLAAEGVISPEANPYVWIACESKISRAARTLLRREIGMPITQQRIVGYWHANAEQVMADWEALPQETKDAYLAIWREDRTDEENWLELEPFLQSIDA; encoded by the coding sequence ATGGAATCCATTTACCCCGCCACCGTCACCGCCCGCACGCAGGTCACGCCGCTCATGGTGCGGCTCACGCTTGCGCTCGAGGAGGGGTCCGCGTGGCGCACCACGGGCGTGGGCGACGAGTTCATCCACATTGACCTTGGTGCGGACACGCTCGACGTCGACGGGCATTCCGAGCGCCATTACACGGTGAGCGGGATCGTGCCCGGTGGGCTCGAGGTAGAGGTGTTCCTGCACGGGCACGGCGCGGGGGCCACGTGGGGGCGGGAGGCAGCCGTCGGCGACTCCGTGCTCATCTCCGACGCATGGGACTACTACCAAGTGACGCCGGGCTCGGGGACGCGAGTGCTCATCGGCGACATCACGGCGCTGCCCGGCATCGCGCGCATCCTGGCCGACGCCTCGGCCGACGAGGTGTTCCGCGTGGTCATCGAGGTGCCCTCGCTCGACGAGGCGCGCGAGCTTCCCTCTGCCGCGTCCGTGGACGTGCAGTGGCGCGTGGCCGGAAACGGTATCGGCCCGTCCGCGGTGTGCGACATCGTGCGCGGGCTCGCGGCCGAAGGCGTGATCTCCCCCGAGGCGAACCCGTACGTCTGGATCGCGTGCGAGTCCAAGATCTCGCGGGCCGCGCGCACGCTCCTGCGGCGCGAGATCGGCATGCCGATCACCCAGCAGCGCATCGTGGGCTACTGGCACGCGAACGCGGAGCAGGTCATGGCCGACTGGGAGGCGCTGCCCCAGGAGACCAAGGACGCGTACCTCGCGATCTGGCGCGAGGACCGCACCGACGAGGAGAACTGGCTCGAGTTGGAGCCGTTCCTGCAGTCGATCGACGCTTAG
- a CDS encoding ABC transporter substrate-binding protein yields MTTTRTKRGIAAALALAAALALAACSSAESPSTPAPTTTGATDSADGQFPVSITQKFGTTVIPAQPQRIVSVGFHEQDWLYAMGIAPVAVREWYGGYEYATWPWADDARTAVGAEPIVLGSGDLDYEAIQELQPDLILATWSGITQEQYDLLSQLAPTLAQSGDYVDWGMPFAEETRSIAKAVGKVAEGEKIIADIQAKEDGIKAANPDWASHTAAVTFYYEGQPGAYYSNDPRPMLLGTLGINTTDIDKLGDPSTGFYISISPENLDKLDSDANVWLGATEPGTQDAIEALPLFAQMNATQQGGQIWSTDGVFEGAFSFASPLSIPYALDALVPRLTAAFDGDPSTLPEPIVAAS; encoded by the coding sequence ATGACAACCACGAGGACCAAGCGCGGCATTGCCGCGGCCCTGGCCCTGGCCGCTGCGCTAGCGCTCGCCGCCTGCTCGTCGGCCGAGTCGCCAAGCACCCCTGCGCCCACAACAACCGGCGCTACCGACTCTGCCGACGGCCAGTTCCCCGTCAGCATTACCCAGAAGTTCGGCACCACGGTGATCCCCGCGCAGCCGCAGCGCATCGTGAGCGTCGGTTTCCACGAGCAGGACTGGCTGTACGCGATGGGCATCGCCCCTGTCGCCGTCCGCGAGTGGTACGGCGGCTACGAATACGCGACCTGGCCGTGGGCGGACGACGCCCGCACGGCCGTGGGCGCGGAGCCGATCGTGCTCGGCTCCGGCGACCTCGACTACGAGGCGATCCAGGAGCTCCAGCCCGACCTCATCCTCGCGACCTGGTCCGGCATCACGCAGGAGCAGTACGACCTGCTGAGCCAGCTCGCGCCCACGCTCGCCCAGAGCGGCGACTACGTGGACTGGGGCATGCCGTTCGCCGAGGAGACCCGCTCGATCGCGAAGGCCGTCGGCAAGGTCGCTGAAGGCGAGAAGATCATCGCCGACATCCAGGCCAAGGAAGACGGGATCAAGGCGGCGAACCCCGACTGGGCCAGCCACACGGCCGCAGTGACGTTCTACTACGAGGGCCAGCCCGGCGCCTACTACTCGAACGACCCGCGCCCCATGCTCCTCGGAACCCTGGGGATCAACACCACGGACATCGACAAGCTCGGCGACCCGTCGACGGGCTTCTACATCTCGATCAGCCCCGAGAACCTCGACAAGCTCGACTCCGACGCCAACGTGTGGCTCGGCGCCACCGAGCCCGGCACGCAGGACGCCATCGAGGCGCTGCCGCTGTTCGCACAGATGAACGCCACGCAGCAGGGCGGACAGATTTGGTCCACCGACGGCGTCTTCGAAGGAGCCTTCTCCTTCGCTTCGCCGCTGTCCATCCCCTACGCGCTCGACGCTCTCGTGCCGCGCCTCACGGCCGCCTTCGACGGCGACCCGAGCACGCTGCCCGAGCCGATCGTCGCCGCGTCCTAA
- a CDS encoding ABC transporter ATP-binding protein, with protein sequence MTDTSRLAAKDLTLAYGDARVVHSVGIDIPPAAVTAIVGPNGCGKSTLLRGLARLHAPASGTVLLDGKDIHERSSKDVARELGILPQSPIAPGGITVRDLVGRGRTPHLKALRPWQDSDTRAVDDALKATGLTGLADRSVDSLSGGQRQRAWIALALAQQTELLLLDEPTTFLDIAHQYDVLDLVHGLAADGRTIIVVLHDLAQAARYADHLVLMSAGLILARGKPDDVLTAERVTAAFGLPVTVVPDPVTGTP encoded by the coding sequence GTGACAGACACCTCCCGCCTGGCCGCCAAAGACCTCACGCTCGCCTACGGCGACGCGAGAGTGGTGCACAGCGTCGGCATCGATATCCCTCCGGCGGCGGTCACGGCCATCGTGGGGCCGAACGGCTGCGGAAAGTCCACGCTGCTGAGGGGACTTGCGCGCCTGCATGCCCCAGCGTCGGGCACCGTGCTGCTGGACGGCAAGGACATCCACGAGCGGTCAAGCAAAGACGTGGCGAGGGAGCTCGGAATCCTGCCGCAGAGCCCCATCGCGCCCGGCGGAATCACGGTTCGCGACCTCGTTGGCCGCGGCCGCACCCCCCATCTCAAGGCGCTGCGGCCCTGGCAGGACAGCGACACGCGAGCGGTGGACGACGCCCTCAAGGCGACCGGCCTCACTGGCCTCGCCGATCGCAGCGTCGACTCCCTCTCCGGTGGGCAGCGGCAGCGAGCGTGGATCGCCCTCGCTCTCGCCCAGCAGACCGAGCTGCTGCTCCTCGACGAGCCCACGACGTTCCTCGACATCGCGCATCAGTACGACGTGCTGGACCTGGTGCACGGCCTGGCGGCGGACGGCCGAACGATCATCGTGGTGCTCCACGACCTTGCGCAGGCCGCGCGCTACGCGGACCACCTCGTGCTCATGAGCGCGGGTCTGATCCTCGCTCGCGGCAAGCCCGACGACGTGCTCACGGCGGAAAGGGTGACGGCCGCGTTCGGTCTCCCCGTGACCGTGGTGCCCGATCCCGTGACGGGCACCCCCTGA
- a CDS encoding iron ABC transporter permease, with product MTTLEREPVRLDAPRRSAASSMTPWLIAALALLAVAVILSLCLGARSIPLSTVWDALFHFNPDVPEQGVVRESRVIRTVIGIVAGAALALAGALTQTITRNPLADPGLLGINAGSALAIVIGITAFSIRDFSGQLWLAFLGAGLAGLAAFAIGGRGAGMSSPVRLALGGAALTAVLGSVMTALLLMNPDALSAFRHWLAGSLIARANAPLLPLASVGVLAVAITAVVTRSLSALALGDDSAASLGTRPGRTRALVMVCVTLLAGLATALAGPIAFIGLAVPHLVRGVTRARLGWLFALSLPVGAATILLCDVFGRLIARPGEVPVGVTTALLGGRPARAHGAPAHGGDIVTTLASPPAATIARPRRRLSRVATVTIVIGVVTALLIVLSLWTGTVSVSLGDTLRAAVRIDTGTAADFIVGQLRAPRVFTAALVGALLAASGALMQSIARNPLASPDLLGISSGAAAGAVICIFITQNTSSLALAPWAILGALVAATLVLLLGSRGRLEPFRMIIAGIGIDFVATAVITLVLTKIPNNVVPQAYSWIVGSTNSRNWEHVSMGFASCLVIVPVTLFMARRLRVLEMGDDLAAGLGLHPGKLRFVALATAALAAGLAAALVGPIAFIALVAPAIARRLTRSPGITVGASVLMGAALTVLADLAARELLKSAQLPVGLYTSLIGGPYLIYLIVRSKGSFQ from the coding sequence ATGACCACCCTTGAGCGAGAGCCCGTGCGCCTGGATGCGCCGCGGCGCTCGGCCGCATCCTCGATGACCCCATGGCTCATCGCGGCACTCGCTCTGCTCGCCGTGGCGGTCATCCTCTCGCTGTGTCTCGGCGCCCGCTCCATTCCCCTGAGCACCGTGTGGGACGCGCTGTTCCACTTCAACCCCGACGTCCCTGAGCAAGGTGTTGTGCGCGAGAGCCGGGTCATCCGCACGGTGATCGGCATCGTCGCCGGTGCGGCCCTCGCGCTCGCGGGAGCCCTCACCCAGACCATCACGCGAAACCCGCTCGCGGACCCTGGCCTGCTCGGCATCAACGCCGGCTCCGCGCTGGCGATCGTCATCGGCATCACTGCGTTCTCGATCAGGGACTTCAGCGGGCAGCTGTGGCTCGCGTTCCTTGGCGCCGGCCTCGCCGGTCTCGCCGCCTTCGCAATCGGCGGCAGGGGAGCCGGGATGTCCTCTCCCGTGCGGCTCGCGCTCGGGGGCGCCGCCCTCACCGCGGTGCTCGGCTCCGTCATGACGGCGCTGCTGCTCATGAACCCCGACGCCCTGAGCGCGTTCCGCCATTGGCTCGCTGGCTCGCTCATCGCCAGGGCGAACGCGCCGCTCCTGCCCCTCGCGAGCGTCGGGGTGCTCGCGGTCGCCATCACCGCCGTCGTCACCCGCTCGCTGAGCGCCTTGGCGCTCGGCGACGACTCTGCCGCGTCGCTCGGCACGCGGCCGGGACGCACGCGCGCCCTCGTCATGGTCTGCGTGACCCTCCTCGCGGGGCTCGCGACCGCGCTCGCCGGTCCCATCGCCTTCATCGGGCTCGCCGTGCCGCACCTCGTGCGCGGCGTCACCCGCGCGCGCCTCGGGTGGCTCTTCGCGCTCTCGCTCCCCGTTGGCGCGGCGACCATCCTCCTGTGCGACGTGTTCGGGCGTCTCATCGCCCGCCCCGGTGAGGTCCCCGTTGGGGTGACGACGGCGCTGCTCGGGGGGCGTCCTGCTCGCGCTCATGGCGCGCCGGCTCACGGTGGTGACATTGTGACCACTCTCGCCTCCCCGCCCGCTGCCACTATTGCGCGCCCGCGCCGCAGGCTCAGCCGCGTCGCCACGGTGACGATCGTCATCGGCGTCGTCACGGCCCTGCTCATCGTGCTGTCGCTGTGGACGGGAACGGTGTCGGTATCGCTCGGCGACACCCTGCGCGCCGCGGTCCGAATCGACACGGGTACGGCCGCGGACTTCATCGTGGGACAGCTGCGCGCGCCGCGCGTCTTCACGGCCGCTCTCGTGGGGGCGCTGCTCGCGGCCTCCGGTGCTCTCATGCAGTCGATCGCGCGCAACCCGCTCGCGTCGCCCGACCTCCTCGGCATCTCCTCCGGCGCGGCGGCCGGTGCCGTCATCTGCATCTTCATCACGCAGAACACGTCGTCGCTCGCGCTGGCCCCCTGGGCGATTCTTGGGGCGCTGGTCGCGGCGACGCTCGTCCTCCTGCTTGGCTCCCGCGGCCGCCTGGAGCCGTTCCGCATGATCATCGCGGGCATCGGCATCGACTTCGTCGCCACGGCCGTCATCACGCTCGTCCTCACCAAGATCCCCAACAACGTGGTGCCCCAGGCCTACTCGTGGATCGTCGGCTCCACGAACTCGCGCAACTGGGAGCACGTGTCGATGGGGTTTGCGTCGTGCCTGGTGATCGTGCCGGTGACGCTTTTCATGGCCCGACGCTTGCGCGTCTTGGAGATGGGCGACGACCTGGCAGCGGGGTTGGGTCTGCACCCCGGCAAGCTCCGATTCGTCGCTCTGGCCACGGCCGCCCTCGCGGCCGGGCTCGCGGCCGCACTAGTGGGACCGATCGCGTTCATCGCGCTCGTGGCGCCCGCGATCGCGCGCAGGCTCACGCGCAGCCCCGGCATCACCGTGGGCGCCTCGGTGCTCATGGGTGCCGCGCTCACCGTGCTCGCCGACCTCGCCGCGCGAGAGCTGCTCAAGTCCGCCCAATTGCCCGTTGGCCTGTACACGTCGCTCATCGGCGGCCCGTACCTCATCTATCTGATCGTCCGCTCCAAGGGGTCCTTCCAGTGA
- a CDS encoding ATP-binding cassette domain-containing protein, whose protein sequence is MGHLQLTDLRFTLADGHVLLRDITLKVGAGDVVALVGPNGAGKTTLTRIITGDVAADEGTCAVTGRLGVMRQFIGSVRDSSTVADLLLSLASPKHRALAERVGAAELRMHETGAEKDQMAYADAVIAWGDEGGYELETLWDVCTVAALGIPFDRARDRAVTTLSGGEQKRLALEALLRGDDEVLILDEPDNYLDVPAKRWLEEQLIASRKAILLVSHDRELLNRAATRIATLERHATGSTLWVHAGPWSTYREAREARNVRLAEDLRRWDEEHERIKELVRTMQERAKISPDLASRYQAAQTKLRKFEEAGKPEPVPLPQSVNMRLAGGRTAKRAVVIEQLELTGLMRPFSTEIWFGDRVALLGSNGSGKSHFLRLLAAGGSDPDDEHLPAGDVTPDPVAHTGSVRLGARVRPGWFAQTHAHPEWTGRALVDILHRGDDHRPGLARSAAESVLDRYGLGSQSSQPFERLSGGQQARFQVLLLELGGATMLLLDEPTDNLDLESAESLESALSSFEGAVLAVTHDRWFAQGFNRFLVFGEDGRIVESAEPVWDAARVNRER, encoded by the coding sequence GTGGGCCACCTTCAACTGACCGATCTCCGTTTCACCCTCGCCGACGGCCACGTGCTCCTGCGCGACATCACCCTCAAGGTGGGCGCGGGCGACGTCGTCGCGCTCGTGGGGCCCAACGGCGCGGGCAAGACCACGCTCACGCGCATCATCACCGGGGACGTCGCGGCCGACGAGGGAACCTGCGCGGTCACGGGGCGCCTGGGGGTGATGCGCCAGTTCATCGGCTCCGTGCGCGACTCGTCTACCGTTGCCGATCTGCTGCTCTCGCTCGCGTCGCCGAAGCATCGCGCGCTCGCCGAGCGGGTCGGCGCCGCGGAGCTGCGCATGCACGAGACCGGCGCCGAGAAGGACCAGATGGCGTATGCCGACGCGGTGATCGCGTGGGGCGACGAGGGCGGGTACGAGCTAGAGACCCTCTGGGACGTGTGCACGGTGGCCGCGCTCGGCATCCCCTTTGACCGCGCGCGAGACCGCGCGGTGACGACGCTGTCCGGGGGCGAGCAGAAGCGCCTCGCGCTCGAGGCTCTCCTCCGCGGCGACGACGAGGTGCTCATCCTCGACGAGCCAGACAACTACCTCGACGTGCCGGCCAAGCGCTGGCTCGAGGAGCAGCTCATCGCCTCCAGGAAGGCGATCCTGCTGGTTAGCCACGATCGCGAGCTCCTCAACAGGGCGGCGACCCGCATCGCCACGCTCGAGCGGCACGCGACCGGCAGCACCCTATGGGTGCACGCGGGCCCGTGGAGCACGTATCGCGAGGCCCGCGAGGCGCGGAACGTCAGGCTCGCCGAGGACCTGCGCCGCTGGGACGAGGAGCACGAGCGCATCAAGGAGCTGGTGCGGACCATGCAGGAGCGCGCCAAGATCAGCCCCGATCTGGCCTCCCGCTACCAGGCCGCCCAGACCAAGCTGCGCAAGTTCGAGGAGGCAGGCAAGCCCGAGCCCGTGCCGCTGCCCCAGTCGGTGAACATGCGGCTCGCCGGTGGGCGCACCGCCAAGCGCGCCGTAGTCATCGAACAGCTCGAGCTGACCGGACTCATGCGGCCGTTCTCCACCGAGATCTGGTTCGGCGACCGCGTTGCGCTGCTGGGCTCGAACGGGTCCGGGAAGTCCCACTTCCTGAGGCTGCTGGCCGCAGGCGGCTCCGATCCAGACGACGAGCACCTGCCGGCCGGCGACGTGACGCCGGATCCCGTTGCACACACCGGCTCGGTACGGCTTGGCGCGCGGGTGCGCCCCGGCTGGTTCGCCCAGACCCACGCTCACCCGGAGTGGACGGGCCGCGCGCTCGTCGACATCCTGCATCGCGGCGACGACCACCGCCCGGGCCTCGCCCGCTCGGCCGCGGAGTCGGTCCTGGACCGCTACGGGCTCGGTTCGCAGTCGTCCCAGCCGTTCGAACGCCTCTCGGGTGGCCAACAGGCTCGGTTCCAGGTGCTGCTGCTTGAGCTCGGCGGTGCCACGATGCTGCTGCTCGACGAGCCGACGGACAACCTCGACCTCGAGTCCGCGGAGTCGCTTGAGTCCGCGCTGTCCTCGTTCGAGGGCGCCGTTCTCGCCGTCACTCACGACCGCTGGTTCGCGCAGGGCTTCAATCGTTTCCTCGTGTTCGGCGAGGACGGCCGCATCGTCGAGAGCGCGGAGCCGGTCTGGGACGCGGCGCGGGTCAACAGGGAACGGTAA
- a CDS encoding cellulase family glycosylhydrolase, producing MKRPNLKVEADGQPQTWMGVNFWSRAGGPLMWRHYDGDVVSQELDQMREHGMTVTRSFLYWPDFHPEPDRLDETMLERYRDFLDRHQALGMQTIPTFLVGHMSGQNWDPVWRDGRDLFDDVWFVARQAWYVREITARFKDHPAIAGWLLTNEVPIYGAWRSRGNNDLDPDVIISWSQILIDAVRAGGGTQPVSVGEGAWGVEITGRDNGFRVRDIAALVDFLGPHVYRMETDQSRQFLGAAFICEMLHRSGKPVVMEEFGLTSDYTSDENAAHYYRQLLHHTLLAGSTGWLAWNNTDYDDLYAQAPYTHRPFEQHFGLIDRHGTPKPQALEMRDFRALLDRIDGASLTRPDSQIAFVVTAYLDNQYPFTDASDGPTAAATLMQAYVSARHAGLPVGFVREADGVSWKPGTVRDLDAGVQHRYASEDEPMDVGPGLPDDATLYLIPSTKALTSPTWVRLGELAAAGKTVYASYFLGIHSNQRGPWWPTMHELFGVKKLTRYGLVDVIEDDTVELTFAVDFGGIEAGTTLTWRAAGTENSRAYLPVEVTDAEVIAVDQHGRPALLRHHVGEGQTILCTYPLEHMAAVSAAVNPDSTAVLYAALAAEADVVPDLRVDSPDVIVGEMEHADGARFVWLINMTDVETTATPRGAELVTLDGDSVGQVTLPPFGVEVLRRL from the coding sequence ATGAAGCGACCAAACCTCAAGGTGGAGGCGGACGGACAGCCGCAGACGTGGATGGGGGTGAACTTCTGGTCGCGCGCGGGCGGCCCGCTCATGTGGCGCCACTACGACGGTGATGTGGTGAGCCAGGAGCTGGACCAGATGCGCGAGCACGGCATGACCGTGACGCGCTCGTTCCTGTACTGGCCGGACTTCCACCCCGAGCCGGACCGCCTGGACGAGACGATGCTCGAGCGCTACCGCGACTTCCTCGATCGCCACCAGGCGCTCGGGATGCAGACCATCCCCACCTTCCTCGTTGGCCACATGTCTGGCCAGAACTGGGATCCGGTGTGGCGCGACGGTCGCGACCTGTTCGACGACGTGTGGTTCGTGGCGCGACAGGCCTGGTACGTGCGCGAGATCACGGCGCGCTTCAAGGACCACCCCGCGATCGCCGGCTGGCTCCTCACCAACGAGGTGCCGATCTACGGCGCGTGGCGCTCGCGCGGCAACAACGACCTGGACCCCGATGTCATCATCAGCTGGTCGCAGATCCTCATCGACGCCGTGCGCGCTGGCGGCGGCACGCAGCCGGTGAGCGTTGGCGAGGGCGCGTGGGGCGTGGAGATCACGGGCCGCGACAACGGCTTCCGGGTGCGCGACATCGCGGCGCTCGTGGACTTCCTGGGGCCCCATGTGTACCGGATGGAGACGGATCAGTCGCGGCAGTTCCTTGGCGCCGCGTTCATCTGCGAGATGCTGCACCGCTCGGGCAAGCCCGTGGTCATGGAGGAGTTTGGGTTGACCTCGGACTACACGTCCGACGAGAACGCCGCCCACTACTACCGCCAGCTGCTGCATCACACGCTCCTCGCGGGCTCCACGGGCTGGCTCGCGTGGAACAACACCGACTACGACGATCTCTACGCGCAGGCGCCCTACACGCACCGGCCGTTCGAGCAGCACTTCGGCCTCATCGACCGGCACGGTACGCCCAAGCCACAGGCGCTTGAGATGCGGGACTTCCGGGCGCTGCTTGACCGCATTGACGGCGCTTCGCTGACGCGACCGGATTCCCAGATCGCCTTCGTGGTCACCGCCTACCTCGACAACCAGTACCCCTTCACGGACGCTTCGGACGGCCCGACGGCCGCGGCGACCTTGATGCAGGCGTACGTCTCCGCGCGGCACGCTGGGCTGCCGGTCGGGTTTGTACGGGAGGCCGACGGGGTCTCGTGGAAGCCGGGCACGGTGCGGGATCTGGACGCCGGCGTGCAGCATCGCTACGCGTCTGAAGACGAGCCCATGGACGTTGGGCCGGGGCTGCCCGACGACGCGACGCTGTACCTGATCCCGTCCACGAAGGCGCTCACCTCGCCAACCTGGGTGCGGCTGGGCGAGCTCGCGGCCGCGGGCAAGACGGTGTACGCCTCGTACTTCCTGGGCATCCACTCGAACCAGCGCGGTCCGTGGTGGCCCACGATGCACGAGCTGTTCGGCGTGAAGAAGCTCACCCGCTACGGCCTCGTAGACGTGATCGAGGACGACACCGTGGAACTGACCTTCGCGGTCGACTTTGGCGGGATCGAGGCCGGCACCACGCTCACGTGGAGGGCCGCGGGCACGGAGAACTCGCGGGCCTACCTGCCGGTGGAGGTCACCGACGCCGAGGTCATCGCCGTGGATCAGCATGGCCGGCCAGCGCTGCTGCGGCACCACGTTGGCGAGGGTCAGACGATCCTGTGCACGTATCCGCTGGAGCACATGGCCGCGGTCTCTGCCGCAGTGAACCCCGACTCGACCGCCGTGCTGTACGCGGCGCTCGCGGCCGAGGCGGACGTGGTTCCGGACCTGCGCGTGGATTCGCCGGACGTCATCGTGGGCGAGATGGAGCACGCGGACGGCGCGCGCTTCGTGTGGCTCATCAACATGACGGACGTGGAAACCACGGCGACCCCGCGCGGAGCCGAGCTTGTCACGCTGGACGGGGACAGCGTCGGGCAGGTGACCTTGCCGCCGTTTGGTGTTGAGGTGCTCAGACGCCTTTAG